A portion of the Stella humosa genome contains these proteins:
- the rplE gene encoding 50S ribosomal protein L5 — translation MTRLKEQYEATVKPALIKEFGYQNAMQVPRLEKIVINMGVGEATQDTKKVQGAVEDLMAIAGQKPIVTRAKKAIATFKLREGMPIGCKVTLRAERMYEFLDRLVHIALPRVRDFRGLSGRSFDGRGNYSLGLKEQFVFPEINYDKVDSPRGMDITIVTTARTDAEAKALLKAFDMPFSN, via the coding sequence ATGACGCGTCTCAAGGAACAGTACGAAGCGACGGTCAAGCCGGCCCTGATCAAGGAGTTCGGCTACCAGAACGCGATGCAGGTGCCGCGGCTGGAGAAGATCGTCATCAACATGGGCGTCGGCGAAGCCACGCAGGATACCAAGAAGGTGCAGGGCGCCGTCGAGGACCTGATGGCGATCGCCGGCCAGAAGCCGATCGTCACCCGGGCCAAGAAGGCCATCGCGACCTTCAAGCTCCGCGAAGGCATGCCGATCGGCTGCAAGGTGACGCTGCGGGCGGAGCGGATGTACGAGTTCCTCGACCGGCTGGTGCACATCGCGCTGCCCCGGGTGCGGGACTTCCGCGGCCTGTCGGGGCGCAGCTTCGACGGCCGGGGCAACTACTCGCTCGGTCTCAAGGAGCAGTTCGTGTTCCCCGAGATCAACTACGACAAGGTCGATTCTCCGCGTGGCATGGACATCACGATCGTGACGACAGCCCGCACGGATGCCGAAGCCAAGGCGCTGCTGAAGGCTTTCGACATGCCGTTTTCCAACTAA
- the rpsN gene encoding 30S ribosomal protein S14, with amino-acid sequence MAKTSAVEKNKRRQKLTKRFADKRARLKAIAKDQDTPPEERFQARLQLAEMPRNSSATRIRNRCALTGRPRSVYRKFKLSRIALRELASSGQIPGVVKSSW; translated from the coding sequence ATGGCAAAGACCAGTGCCGTCGAGAAGAACAAGCGCCGGCAGAAGCTGACGAAGCGGTTTGCGGACAAGCGGGCGCGGTTGAAGGCGATCGCCAAGGACCAGGACACGCCCCCCGAGGAGCGTTTCCAGGCCCGCCTTCAGCTGGCCGAGATGCCGCGCAACTCGTCGGCGACGCGCATCCGCAATCGCTGTGCGCTCACCGGACGGCCGCGCTCCGTCTATCGCAAGTTCAAGCTGTCGCGCATCGCGCTGCGCGAACTCGCTTCGTCGGGGCAGATCCCCGGCGTCGTGAAGTCGAGCTGGTAA
- the rpsH gene encoding 30S ribosomal protein S8, whose translation MSMSDPLGDMLTRIRNGQSARMSVVTSPASKVRANVLEVLAREGFIRGYSRREIRPGISAFDIELKYTDGEPAIRAIARVSRPGRRVYSKISDLPRYYNGLGMAILSTPRGVLSDNEARTANVGGEILCQVF comes from the coding sequence ATGTCGATGAGCGATCCGCTCGGCGATATGTTGACCCGCATCCGCAACGGTCAGAGTGCGCGGATGTCGGTGGTTACGTCGCCTGCCTCGAAGGTCCGGGCCAACGTTCTCGAGGTCCTGGCCCGCGAAGGCTTCATTCGCGGCTATTCCCGCCGGGAGATCCGGCCGGGCATCTCGGCGTTCGATATCGAGTTGAAGTACACCGACGGGGAACCGGCGATCCGTGCGATCGCCCGCGTGTCCCGGCCTGGTCGTCGCGTCTACTCGAAGATCAGCGACCTGCCGCGCTACTACAACGGTCTTGGCATGGCGATCCTGTCGACCCCGCGGGGGGTGCTCTCGGACAACGAGGCGCGCACCGCGAATGTCGGCGGCGAGATCCTCTGCCAGGTGTTTTGA
- the rplF gene encoding 50S ribosomal protein L6, whose amino-acid sequence MSRVGKNPVVIPQGVDLQVAGQTVTAKGKLGQLSMSVNPDVTIAVEGGKATVTPIGTSQRARTQWGTARNRLNALVRGVSEGYSKALEINGVGYRAAVQGKVLTLQLGYSHDVVFPIPDDVKIVCERPTAINVSGADKQRVGEIAAKIRSYRPPEPYKGKGIKYATETVLRKEGKKK is encoded by the coding sequence ATGTCGCGAGTTGGTAAGAATCCGGTGGTCATCCCCCAGGGGGTCGACCTCCAGGTGGCCGGACAGACGGTTACCGCCAAGGGCAAGCTCGGCCAGCTGTCGATGAGCGTGAACCCCGACGTCACCATCGCCGTCGAGGGCGGCAAGGCGACGGTCACGCCGATCGGCACCAGCCAGCGCGCACGGACCCAGTGGGGCACGGCGCGCAACCGGCTCAATGCCCTGGTGCGCGGCGTCTCCGAGGGCTATTCGAAGGCGCTCGAGATCAACGGCGTCGGCTATCGTGCCGCGGTGCAGGGCAAGGTCCTGACGCTGCAGCTCGGCTACAGCCACGATGTCGTGTTCCCGATCCCGGACGACGTGAAGATCGTCTGCGAACGGCCCACGGCCATCAATGTGAGCGGTGCCGACAAGCAGCGGGTCGGAGAGATCGCAGCCAAGATCCGGTCGTATCGGCCGCCCGAGCCCTACAAGGGCAAGGGGATCAAGTATGCGACCGAAACCGTCCTCCGCAAGGAAGGCAAGAAGAAGTAG
- the rplR gene encoding 50S ribosomal protein L18: MLTTKELFARRRQRTRTQIRIKSAGRPRLSVFRSGKHIYAQIIDDGEGRTIAAASSIEKDMRGKIKTGADVPAAREVGLLLAERAKAAGVENVVFDRGGYPYHGRVKALAEAAREGGLSF; encoded by the coding sequence ATGCTGACGACCAAAGAATTGTTCGCCCGCCGCCGGCAACGGACGCGGACGCAGATCCGGATCAAGTCGGCCGGCCGCCCGCGGCTGTCCGTCTTCCGGTCCGGCAAGCACATCTACGCGCAGATCATCGATGACGGGGAGGGGCGCACGATCGCGGCCGCTTCCAGCATCGAGAAGGACATGCGCGGCAAGATCAAGACCGGCGCGGACGTCCCGGCGGCCCGCGAAGTCGGGCTGCTGCTGGCGGAGCGCGCCAAGGCGGCCGGGGTCGAGAACGTCGTTTTCGACCGCGGCGGCTATCCCTATCACGGCCGCGTCAAGGCGCTGGCCGAGGCCGCGCGTGAAGGCGGCCTCTCTTTCTGA
- the rpsE gene encoding 30S ribosomal protein S5, with translation MARTPTSRTSTGRSPSSDRPAREGGRGRDRGSDRDRGGDEGELVEKLVSINRVAKVVKGGRRFGFAALVVVGDGKGRVGHGSGKAREVPEAIRKATEQAKRGMIRVPLREGRTLHHDTRGHFGAGKVVLRAAVAGTGIIAGGPMRAVFEALGVHDVVAKSVGTSNPHNMVKATFEALSGISSPRAVANRRGKKVSEILGRREEAREQA, from the coding sequence ATGGCACGCACTCCCACGTCACGGACTTCCACGGGACGTTCGCCGTCGAGCGACCGGCCTGCGCGCGAAGGCGGCCGTGGCCGCGATCGTGGCTCGGATCGGGACCGCGGTGGCGACGAAGGTGAGCTCGTCGAGAAGCTGGTCAGCATCAATCGCGTCGCCAAGGTGGTGAAGGGCGGCCGTCGCTTCGGCTTTGCCGCCCTCGTCGTCGTCGGCGATGGCAAGGGGCGCGTTGGGCACGGGTCGGGCAAGGCCCGCGAGGTGCCGGAGGCGATCCGCAAGGCGACCGAGCAGGCCAAGCGCGGCATGATCCGCGTGCCGCTGCGCGAGGGCCGTACGCTGCATCATGACACGCGCGGGCATTTCGGTGCCGGCAAGGTCGTGCTGCGCGCCGCCGTCGCGGGCACCGGCATCATCGCCGGCGGCCCGATGCGCGCGGTGTTCGAGGCCTTGGGCGTCCACGATGTGGTGGCCAAGTCCGTCGGCACGTCCAATCCGCATAACATGGTTAAGGCGACGTTCGAGGCGCTCTCCGGCATCAGCTCGCCGCGCGCGGTCGCCAACCGCCGCGGCAAGAAGGTCAGCGAGATCCTGGGCCGCCGCGAAGAGGCACGGGAGCAGGCGTGA
- the rpmD gene encoding 50S ribosomal protein L30, with protein sequence MTESTGAAVGRVKVTQIASAIGRKKDQEGTLIGLGLNKLNRSKVLEDTPSVRGMIFKVKHLIRVEPA encoded by the coding sequence ATGACCGAATCGACTGGAGCGGCGGTGGGCCGGGTCAAGGTGACTCAGATCGCCAGCGCGATCGGCCGCAAGAAGGACCAGGAAGGCACCCTGATCGGGCTCGGGCTGAACAAGCTCAACCGGTCGAAGGTGCTGGAGGATACTCCTTCGGTGCGCGGCATGATTTTCAAGGTAAAGCACCTCATCCGGGTCGAGCCGGCTTGA
- the rplO gene encoding 50S ribosomal protein L15, which produces MKLNEIRDNPGARKKAKAIGRGIGSGKGKTSGRGGKGQTARSGVALAGFEGGQTPLHRRLPKRGFVKPFRKAYEVINLGRLQRAIDAGKIDAGQTIDAAVLGQAGLIGKVEDGVRLLAQGEITSAITISVSGASAAAIAAVEKSGGKVIVPVAAEAAAA; this is translated from the coding sequence ATGAAGCTCAACGAGATCCGCGACAATCCGGGCGCGCGCAAGAAGGCCAAGGCCATCGGCCGCGGCATCGGCTCCGGCAAGGGCAAGACGTCGGGCCGCGGCGGCAAGGGCCAGACCGCGCGTTCGGGCGTGGCGCTCGCCGGGTTCGAAGGCGGCCAGACCCCCCTGCATCGCCGTCTGCCCAAGCGCGGCTTCGTGAAGCCCTTCCGCAAGGCCTACGAGGTGATCAACCTCGGCCGCCTGCAGCGGGCGATCGATGCCGGCAAGATCGACGCCGGCCAGACCATCGACGCGGCCGTGCTGGGCCAGGCCGGCCTGATCGGCAAGGTCGAGGACGGTGTCCGCCTGCTGGCCCAGGGTGAAATCACCTCGGCCATCACCATCTCCGTGTCGGGCGCTTCGGCGGCCGCCATCGCGGCGGTGGAGAAGTCCGGCGGCAAGGTCATCGTTCCCGTGGCAGCGGAGGCGGCGGCCGCCTGA
- the secY gene encoding preprotein translocase subunit SecY: MASAAEQLAANINFGAFAKATELKKRIWFTLAALVVYRFGTYIPIPGINPQVLTQVFQQNSGGILAMFDMFAGGALSRMTIFALNIMPYISASIIIQLLTAVSPTLETLKKEGEAGRKKLNQYTRYGTVVLASVQAYGIAVGLEQLTGPTGSAVIDPGLFFRISTVITLVGGTMFLMWLGEQITARGVGNGISLIIFAGIVANLPFALVNTLELGRTGALSAFLIVFFLAMSVAVVFAIVFMERAQRRILVQYPKRQVGNRMFGGESSHLPLKLNSSGVIPPIFASSLLLLPATFASFSAGQGPEWLQTMSAWLGHGQPAYMLLYAGLIIFFAFFYTAIVFNPAETADNLRKYGGFVPGIRPGKTTADYLDYVLTRLTVVGALYLAVICLLPEFLISQYSVPFYFGGTSLLIVVSVTMDTVAQIHSHLLAHQYEGLIKKSRLRGRN; encoded by the coding sequence ATGGCATCGGCGGCCGAGCAGCTTGCGGCGAACATCAACTTCGGCGCCTTTGCCAAGGCGACGGAACTGAAGAAGCGAATCTGGTTCACGCTGGCGGCGCTGGTCGTCTACCGATTCGGCACGTACATCCCCATCCCGGGGATCAATCCCCAGGTCCTGACGCAGGTGTTCCAGCAGAACTCCGGCGGCATCCTGGCGATGTTCGACATGTTCGCCGGCGGCGCGTTGAGCCGGATGACCATCTTCGCGCTCAACATCATGCCGTACATCTCGGCCTCCATCATCATTCAGCTCCTGACGGCCGTGTCGCCGACCCTGGAGACCTTGAAGAAGGAGGGCGAGGCCGGCCGCAAGAAGCTGAACCAGTACACGCGCTACGGCACGGTGGTGCTGGCTTCGGTGCAGGCCTACGGAATCGCGGTCGGGCTGGAGCAATTGACTGGCCCGACCGGGTCCGCGGTCATCGACCCGGGCCTGTTCTTCCGCATCTCGACCGTCATCACGCTGGTCGGCGGCACCATGTTCCTGATGTGGCTGGGCGAGCAGATCACCGCCCGCGGCGTCGGCAACGGCATCTCGCTGATCATCTTCGCCGGCATCGTCGCCAACCTGCCCTTCGCGCTGGTGAATACGCTGGAACTGGGCCGGACGGGCGCTCTCTCGGCCTTCCTCATCGTCTTCTTCCTGGCGATGTCGGTGGCGGTCGTTTTCGCGATCGTCTTCATGGAGCGGGCCCAGCGCCGCATCCTGGTGCAGTATCCCAAGCGCCAGGTTGGCAACCGCATGTTCGGCGGCGAAAGCTCGCACCTGCCGCTGAAGCTGAACAGCTCGGGCGTCATTCCGCCGATCTTCGCCAGCTCGCTGCTGCTCCTGCCGGCGACCTTCGCCAGCTTCAGCGCCGGGCAGGGGCCGGAATGGCTGCAGACCATGTCGGCCTGGCTCGGCCATGGGCAGCCCGCCTACATGCTGCTCTATGCCGGCCTGATCATCTTCTTCGCCTTCTTCTACACGGCCATCGTCTTCAACCCGGCCGAGACGGCGGACAACCTGCGCAAGTATGGCGGCTTCGTACCGGGCATCCGGCCGGGCAAGACGACGGCCGACTACCTGGACTATGTCCTCACCCGGCTGACGGTGGTGGGTGCGCTCTACCTCGCGGTCATCTGCCTTCTGCCGGAGTTCCTGATCTCGCAGTATTCGGTGCCCTTCTACTTCGGCGGCACCAGCCTGCTGATCGTGGTCAGCGTCACCATGGACACGGTCGCCCAGATCCATTCCCACCTGCTGGCGCACCAGTACGAGGGGCTGATCAAGAAGTCGCGCCTGCGCGGGCGCAACTAG
- a CDS encoding adenylate kinase, producing the protein MNIILLGPPGAGKGTQAKRLEERHGIVQLSTGDMLRAAVAAGTALGREAKAIMDRGDLVPDAVIIGMIEDRIGAPDCSRGFILDGFPRTVAQAEALDAMLDHRSLQLDAVIELAVDESALIERISGRYTCAKCGAGYHDRFRQPRTAGVCDQCGSTEFVRRADDKAETVHTRFEAYRRQTAPILPYYRNRGLLRSVDGMAEMDVVSAAIDRELSLVTVGGNRH; encoded by the coding sequence ATGAACATCATCCTGCTGGGGCCCCCCGGCGCGGGCAAGGGCACCCAGGCCAAGCGGCTGGAAGAGCGCCATGGCATCGTGCAGCTCTCGACCGGCGACATGCTGCGCGCGGCCGTGGCCGCCGGCACGGCGCTCGGGCGTGAGGCGAAGGCGATCATGGATCGCGGCGACCTGGTGCCGGACGCGGTCATCATCGGCATGATCGAGGACCGCATCGGGGCGCCTGACTGTTCGCGCGGCTTCATCCTCGACGGTTTCCCGCGCACCGTGGCCCAGGCCGAGGCGCTGGACGCGATGCTCGACCATCGGTCGCTGCAGCTGGACGCCGTGATCGAGCTGGCGGTCGACGAGTCGGCGCTGATCGAGCGGATCTCCGGCCGGTACACCTGCGCCAAGTGTGGCGCCGGCTATCACGATCGCTTCCGCCAGCCGCGCACGGCTGGCGTCTGCGACCAGTGCGGATCGACCGAGTTCGTCCGGCGCGCCGACGACAAGGCCGAGACGGTCCACACCCGCTTCGAGGCCTATCGCCGCCAGACGGCGCCGATCCTGCCCTATTATCGCAATCGTGGCCTGCTTCGTTCGGTGGACGGGATGGCCGAGATGGACGTCGTTTCGGCCGCCATCGACCGGGAACTGTCCCTGGTCACGGTGGGCGGAAACCGTCATTGA
- the rpsM gene encoding 30S ribosomal protein S13: MARIAGVNIPNQKRVEIALTYIHGIGRTTASQICQKIGIPVEQRVNQLTEDEVLRIREFIDREHRVEGDLRREVAMNIKRLMDLGCYRGLRHRRGLPVHGQRTHTNARTRKGPARPIAGKKK, translated from the coding sequence GTGGCGCGCATTGCTGGCGTGAACATTCCCAATCAGAAGCGCGTCGAAATCGCGCTTACCTACATCCACGGGATCGGCCGCACGACGGCCTCGCAGATCTGTCAGAAGATCGGCATTCCCGTCGAGCAGCGCGTCAACCAGCTGACCGAGGACGAGGTGCTTCGCATCCGCGAGTTCATCGACCGCGAGCATCGGGTTGAGGGCGATCTTCGCCGCGAAGTGGCGATGAACATCAAGCGCCTCATGGATCTCGGCTGCTATCGCGGGCTTCGGCACCGTCGTGGCCTGCCCGTCCACGGGCAGCGCACTCACACCAACGCACGCACGCGCAAGGGGCCGGCGCGGCCCATCGCCGGCAAGAAGAAGTGA
- the rpsK gene encoding 30S ribosomal protein S11 codes for MVKAPAGRIRRRERKNITAGTAHVSASFNNTMVTITDAQGNTIAWASSGSQGFKGSRKSTPYAAQMAAEAAGRKAMEHGMRTIEIEVKGPGSGRESALRALQTVGFIVTSIRDVTAIPHNGCRPPKRRRV; via the coding sequence ATGGTCAAGGCACCTGCGGGGCGCATTCGGCGCCGTGAACGCAAGAACATCACGGCGGGCACGGCTCACGTCAGCGCGTCGTTCAACAACACCATGGTCACCATCACGGACGCGCAGGGCAATACGATTGCCTGGGCTTCCTCTGGCAGCCAGGGTTTCAAGGGCTCGCGCAAGTCGACCCCCTATGCGGCGCAGATGGCGGCCGAGGCCGCTGGCCGCAAGGCGATGGAGCACGGCATGCGCACCATCGAGATCGAGGTGAAGGGGCCGGGTTCGGGTCGCGAGTCGGCGCTGCGCGCCCTCCAGACCGTCGGCTTCATCGTGACCTCGATCCGCGACGTCACGGCCATTCCGCACAATGGCTGCCGTCCGCCCAAGCGTCGTCGCGTCTGA
- a CDS encoding DNA-directed RNA polymerase subunit alpha: protein MIQKNWQQLIKPKKPNVEPGEDPKRVATVVAEPLERGFGLTLGNALRRVLLSSLQGAAVTSIQIEGVLHEFSSIPGVREDVTDIVLNVKSLALRMHGDGPKRMRLKASGAGEVRAGQIEAGHDIEVMNPDLVICTLDRDAKISMEFVVENGKGYVAAAQNRPEDAPIGLIPVDALYSPVRKVTYKVDNTRVGQVTDYDRLSMRVETNGAVTPEDAVALAARILQDQLQIFINFEEPKPASEDVKAQEFPFNRNLLRKVDELELSVRSANCLKNDNIVYIGDLVQKTEQEMLRTPNFGRKSLNEIKEVLAQMGLHLGMEVTGWPPENIEDLAKRLEEPY from the coding sequence GTGATCCAGAAGAACTGGCAGCAGCTGATCAAGCCGAAGAAGCCGAACGTGGAGCCGGGCGAAGACCCGAAGCGCGTGGCGACTGTGGTGGCAGAGCCGCTGGAGCGCGGATTCGGCCTGACGCTGGGCAATGCCCTGCGGCGGGTGCTGCTGTCCTCGTTGCAAGGTGCCGCCGTGACCTCGATCCAGATCGAGGGCGTGCTGCATGAATTCTCGTCGATCCCGGGCGTCCGCGAGGACGTGACCGACATCGTCCTCAACGTGAAGAGCCTGGCGCTGCGCATGCATGGCGACGGCCCGAAGCGGATGCGGCTGAAGGCGTCGGGTGCGGGCGAAGTGCGGGCAGGCCAGATCGAGGCGGGCCACGACATCGAGGTGATGAACCCCGATCTCGTGATCTGCACGCTGGACCGCGACGCCAAGATCTCGATGGAGTTCGTGGTCGAGAACGGCAAGGGCTACGTTGCCGCCGCGCAGAACCGGCCGGAAGACGCGCCCATCGGGCTCATCCCGGTCGACGCGCTGTACAGCCCGGTCCGCAAGGTCACCTACAAGGTCGACAACACGCGCGTCGGCCAGGTCACCGACTATGACCGGCTGTCGATGCGGGTGGAGACGAACGGCGCCGTCACGCCCGAGGACGCGGTGGCGCTCGCCGCCCGCATCCTGCAGGACCAGTTGCAGATCTTCATCAACTTCGAGGAGCCGAAGCCCGCTTCCGAGGACGTGAAGGCCCAGGAGTTCCCGTTCAACCGGAACCTCCTGCGCAAGGTCGACGAGCTGGAACTGTCGGTCCGTTCGGCCAACTGCCTGAAGAACGACAATATCGTGTACATCGGCGATCTCGTGCAGAAGACCGAGCAGGAAATGCTGCGCACGCCGAACTTCGGACGCAAGTCGCTCAACGAGATCAAGGAAGTCCTGGCGCAGATGGGTCTCCATCTCGGCATGGAGGTCACGGGCTGGCCGCCGGAGAACATCGAAGATCTCGCCAAGCGGCTCGAAGAGCCGTACTGA
- the rplQ gene encoding 50S ribosomal protein L17, which yields MRHRLAGRKLGRTSTHLKAMLENMAASLVKHEQIRTTLPKAKELRPFVEKLVTLGKRGDLHARRQLIATLQDEAMASKLITTLADRYKTRQGGYLRVLKAGFRYGDNAAMAVIEFVDRDPAAKGQDSGPKAGSEEASAPA from the coding sequence ATGCGCCATCGTCTCGCAGGCCGCAAACTCGGCCGTACCAGCACCCATCTGAAGGCGATGCTGGAGAACATGGCGGCGTCTCTCGTCAAGCACGAGCAGATCCGCACCACGCTGCCGAAGGCCAAGGAACTGCGGCCGTTCGTCGAGAAGCTCGTCACGCTCGGCAAGCGGGGCGACCTGCATGCCCGCCGGCAGCTGATCGCGACGCTGCAGGACGAGGCCATGGCGTCCAAGCTGATCACCACGCTGGCCGATCGCTACAAGACCCGCCAGGGCGGCTACCTGCGGGTGCTGAAGGCCGGTTTCCGCTATGGCGACAATGCCGCCATGGCCGTGATCGAGTTCGTCGACCGCGACCCGGCCGCCAAGGGCCAGGACAGCGGCCCGAAGGCCGGCAGCGAAGAGGCTTCGGCACCGGCGTGA
- a CDS encoding DegQ family serine endoprotease — protein MRRTIFLLGALLAFGPAGAPLSAQSPGDARVVPHGREQVQLSFAPVVRRAAPAVVNVFSRRVQRQANNPLFDDPFFRRFFGEQGPPGQPRERVQQSLGSGVIVAAGGTVLTNHHVVRGADEIRVVLADRREFEARLVRSDERTDLAVLQIDPGGEALPFLELRDSDELEVGDLVLAIGNPFGVGQTVTSGIVSGLARTNVGITDYGFFIQTDAAINPGNSGGALVTLDGRLAGINTAIYSRSGGSVGIGFAIPANMVRTVLNGAAAGGRVVRPWLGATGQGVTSDIAHSMGLPRPRGVLLNEVTAGGPAGRAGLRVGDIVLEVAGRQVDDPESLRFRFATAQPGGTVPLLYLRDGREHSVSVAVLPPPENPPREQRLLDGRHPLAGAEIANLSPALAEEIGFAGPPRGVVIVRTRPGSLAQRRGFEAGDVIVDVNGEPVAAVQPLLRMLARGGLPWRITIRRGEQTLTANIGG, from the coding sequence ATGCGTCGTACGATCTTCCTCCTGGGCGCGTTGCTGGCCTTCGGGCCGGCGGGCGCGCCATTGTCGGCTCAGTCGCCGGGTGATGCCCGCGTGGTGCCGCATGGCCGCGAGCAGGTGCAGCTCAGCTTCGCCCCCGTCGTCCGCAGGGCGGCCCCGGCCGTGGTCAACGTCTTCAGCCGGCGGGTGCAGCGGCAGGCGAACAACCCGTTGTTCGACGACCCGTTCTTCCGCCGCTTCTTCGGCGAGCAGGGGCCGCCGGGCCAGCCGCGCGAGCGGGTGCAGCAGTCGCTCGGCTCGGGCGTGATCGTGGCAGCCGGCGGCACCGTCCTCACCAACCACCACGTGGTCCGCGGCGCCGACGAGATCCGGGTCGTGCTGGCCGATCGGCGGGAGTTCGAGGCGCGACTGGTGCGCAGCGACGAGCGCACGGACCTGGCGGTGCTGCAGATCGACCCGGGCGGCGAGGCGCTGCCCTTCCTGGAATTGCGCGATTCGGACGAGCTCGAGGTGGGCGACCTGGTGCTGGCGATCGGCAATCCGTTCGGCGTGGGCCAGACGGTGACCAGCGGCATCGTGTCGGGCCTGGCGCGCACCAACGTCGGCATCACCGACTATGGCTTCTTCATCCAGACCGATGCCGCGATCAATCCCGGCAACTCCGGCGGTGCCCTGGTGACGCTCGATGGGCGCCTGGCCGGCATCAACACGGCCATCTATTCCCGCTCGGGCGGGTCGGTCGGCATCGGCTTCGCTATTCCGGCCAACATGGTGCGCACGGTGCTGAACGGTGCGGCGGCGGGCGGCCGGGTGGTGCGGCCGTGGCTGGGGGCGACGGGGCAGGGCGTGACCAGCGACATCGCGCATTCCATGGGGCTGCCACGGCCGCGCGGGGTGCTGCTGAACGAGGTGACGGCTGGCGGCCCGGCCGGTCGGGCCGGCCTGCGGGTCGGCGACATCGTGCTGGAGGTGGCCGGCCGCCAGGTCGACGACCCGGAGTCCCTTCGCTTCCGCTTCGCGACCGCACAGCCGGGCGGCACCGTGCCGTTGCTCTATCTGCGGGACGGCCGCGAGCATTCGGTGTCGGTGGCGGTACTGCCGCCGCCGGAGAACCCGCCGCGCGAGCAGCGGCTGCTCGACGGCCGGCATCCGCTGGCTGGGGCCGAGATCGCCAACCTGTCGCCGGCGCTGGCGGAGGAGATCGGTTTCGCCGGGCCGCCGCGCGGCGTCGTCATCGTGCGCACCCGGCCGGGCTCGCTCGCCCAGCGGCGCGGCTTCGAGGCGGGCGACGTGATCGTCGACGTGAATGGCGAGCCGGTTGCCGCCGTGCAGCCGCTGCTGCGGATGCTGGCGCGTGGCGGCCTGCCCTGGCGGATCACCATCCGGCGCGGCGAGCAGACCTTGACCGCCAACATCGGCGGCTGA